A stretch of the Deinococcus sp. YIM 134068 genome encodes the following:
- a CDS encoding 4Fe-4S binding protein has protein sequence MLKGVLSRLGEYGNQMPRYTGPRCLLERQAVGGCDACHATCPHDAITVGPLGDSIRIDPAACTGCGLCVQVCPTGALEYDLTPTLQSVRDAGQTGEAGLTCSQSGAGGPTLPCLGRVTPAVVAAAGAWGIPLTMIHGECENCPVGASDVPERLERVVEEANHLRGATGRPAEATVRPATPEDRDRAVTVSRRGAFATLLRAGRQQVAQAIPDRPLPFVDWSQPGERTPEEWRWRARALTPDPAPNAGVFWPAPLVDDSCIDCPVCANVCPTGAITRDLKPEGGARLLLNLSACTGCMACVRSCPPDAMHPQDEWLPAAFHTPILIRDGGGAM, from the coding sequence GTGTTGAAGGGCGTTCTCAGCCGTCTGGGCGAGTATGGCAACCAGATGCCGCGTTATACGGGGCCACGCTGTCTGCTGGAGCGGCAGGCGGTCGGCGGGTGTGACGCCTGCCACGCCACCTGCCCGCACGACGCCATCACGGTCGGGCCGCTGGGCGACAGCATCCGCATCGACCCGGCGGCGTGTACGGGCTGCGGCCTGTGCGTGCAGGTCTGCCCGACGGGGGCGCTGGAGTACGACCTGACCCCCACCCTCCAGAGCGTGCGCGACGCGGGACAGACGGGGGAAGCTGGCCTCACCTGCTCCCAGAGCGGGGCGGGCGGGCCGACCCTGCCCTGCCTGGGCCGCGTGACGCCCGCCGTGGTCGCCGCCGCCGGAGCGTGGGGCATCCCGCTCACCATGATTCACGGGGAATGCGAGAACTGCCCGGTGGGAGCCTCCGACGTGCCCGAGCGCCTGGAGCGCGTGGTGGAGGAGGCGAACCATCTGCGGGGGGCGACCGGGCGGCCCGCCGAGGCCACCGTCCGTCCCGCCACTCCCGAGGACCGCGACCGGGCGGTGACGGTCTCGCGCCGTGGAGCCTTCGCCACCCTGCTGCGGGCGGGGCGTCAGCAGGTCGCGCAGGCGATTCCTGACCGTCCCCTCCCCTTCGTGGACTGGAGCCAGCCGGGGGAGCGCACCCCGGAGGAATGGCGCTGGCGGGCACGCGCCCTGACGCCGGACCCGGCCCCGAACGCGGGCGTCTTCTGGCCCGCCCCCCTCGTGGACGACTCCTGTATCGACTGCCCGGTGTGTGCCAACGTCTGCCCCACGGGGGCGATCACCCGCGACCTCAAGCCGGAGGGCGGCGCGCGGCTGCTCCTCAACCTCTCGGCCTGCACGGGCTGTATGGCCTGCGTGCGCTCGTGCCCGCCGGACGCGATGCACCCGCAGGACGAGTGGCTGCCCGCCGCCTTCCACACACCGATCCTGATTCGGGACGGTGGCGGGGCGATGTAG
- a CDS encoding bacteriorhodopsin, translating into MTSELWLWPYVALMAAGALLFYSWSRDPRGVPQVEYLVAIVIPVWSGLAYTAMALGQGLLEVDGQTTYVPRYLDWVVTTPLLLVALALTAMNRAAQKNWTLLGALIFSDVVMIVSGLVSDLSEGPARTLWYLNGVVAFMIVLALIWGPLRAEAERGGTDLAALYRRVAGFLTALWFAYPTIWAIGPSGFDLIGQTTETALFVIFPFLSKVGFSILDLSGLRRLSTRPV; encoded by the coding sequence ATGACGAGTGAACTGTGGCTGTGGCCGTACGTGGCGCTGATGGCGGCGGGGGCGCTGCTCTTCTATAGCTGGAGCCGTGACCCGCGCGGGGTGCCGCAGGTGGAATACCTCGTCGCCATCGTCATTCCGGTGTGGTCGGGCCTGGCGTATACGGCGATGGCGCTGGGTCAGGGGCTGCTGGAGGTGGACGGCCAGACGACCTACGTGCCGCGCTATCTCGACTGGGTGGTGACCACGCCGCTGCTGCTGGTCGCCCTGGCCCTGACGGCCATGAACCGCGCCGCCCAGAAGAACTGGACCCTGCTGGGTGCCCTGATCTTCAGCGACGTGGTGATGATCGTGAGCGGGCTGGTCTCCGACCTGTCGGAGGGACCCGCCCGCACGCTGTGGTACCTGAACGGGGTCGTCGCCTTCATGATCGTGCTGGCGCTGATCTGGGGTCCCCTGCGCGCGGAGGCGGAACGGGGCGGGACGGACCTCGCGGCCCTGTACCGCCGGGTCGCGGGCTTCCTGACCGCCTTGTGGTTCGCCTACCCCACGATCTGGGCCATCGGCCCGTCCGGCTTCGACCTGATCGGGCAGACCACCGAGACGGCGCTGTTCGTGATCTTCCCCTTCCTCTCCAAGGTCGGCTTCAGCATTCTGGACCTGAGCGGCCTGCGCCGTCTGTCCACCCGTCCTGTCTGA
- a CDS encoding D-alanyl-D-alanine carboxypeptidase/D-alanyl-D-alanine-endopeptidase: protein MRRLLPLCLALLAPWSGAQAPPAAPPVREPGLSAGVRRVVDGLPPGVRAGVLVRDLTTGRVLESRNADQPFIPASNRKLIVAASALLDRGGAGGWWSTELTVPAREVGRARVSHLTLRGSADPTLSIADGPNSLRALARQVHGRGVREVGAVLLDESTLDASTWDGLLLGVPMTPVRLAEWHNNTPTSAAEARERVGAALVAELRRAGVRVRSEGMGTARPFLPYRPPSRTDERGQALPPDPVVPLNRRPEQGVATVRSGSPRSFLYAMLRPSDNLRSEELLATLAVRPAGNGALAGALARERAALRRLGVDLTHIRLADGSGLSRENRVTPRALVGLLRAVHDLPYPTAGALRAESPGQTYRARRNLFVEALPQAGTGAYLPGYAGRGGTLAGRLVGSGLDVRAKTGTLPGVSALSGYVTGRSGHTLAFSLLMNGPENTFNRALRAAQDEIVRAVAAAY, encoded by the coding sequence GTGCGCCGTCTCCTCCCCCTCTGCCTGGCGCTGCTGGCCCCGTGGTCGGGCGCACAGGCTCCCCCCGCCGCCCCGCCCGTCCGTGAGCCGGGGCTGAGCGCGGGGGTGCGGCGGGTCGTGGACGGGTTGCCGCCGGGAGTGCGCGCCGGCGTCCTCGTGCGCGACCTGACGACGGGCCGGGTGCTGGAGTCGCGGAACGCCGATCAGCCCTTCATCCCCGCGAGCAACCGCAAGCTCATCGTGGCGGCGTCGGCGCTGCTCGACCGGGGTGGGGCGGGCGGGTGGTGGAGCACGGAACTCACGGTGCCCGCCCGCGAGGTGGGCCGGGCGCGCGTCTCCCACCTCACCCTGCGCGGAAGCGCCGACCCGACGCTGAGCATCGCGGACGGCCCGAACAGCCTGCGGGCGCTGGCGCGTCAGGTCCACGGGCGGGGCGTGCGGGAGGTCGGCGCAGTTCTGCTGGACGAATCCACACTGGACGCCTCGACCTGGGACGGCCTCCTTCTCGGCGTGCCCATGACCCCCGTTCGCCTGGCCGAGTGGCACAACAACACGCCCACATCGGCGGCGGAGGCGCGGGAGCGGGTGGGGGCTGCCCTCGTCGCCGAGTTGCGCCGCGCCGGGGTGCGGGTGCGGTCGGAGGGGATGGGAACGGCCCGGCCCTTCCTGCCTTACCGACCACCGTCGCGGACGGACGAGCGGGGCCAGGCCCTTCCCCCCGATCCCGTCGTGCCGCTGAACCGACGACCGGAGCAGGGGGTGGCGACGGTTCGCAGCGGGTCGCCCAGGAGTTTCCTGTACGCCATGCTGCGCCCCAGCGACAATCTGCGCTCCGAGGAACTGCTCGCCACGCTGGCGGTGCGGCCCGCTGGGAACGGCGCGCTGGCCGGGGCGCTGGCGCGGGAGCGGGCGGCCCTGCGGCGGCTGGGGGTGGACCTCACCCACATCCGCCTCGCCGACGGCAGCGGCCTGAGCCGGGAGAACCGCGTCACCCCCCGTGCGCTGGTTGGCCTGCTGCGGGCCGTCCACGACCTCCCGTATCCCACCGCCGGGGCGCTGCGGGCCGAGTCGCCCGGCCAGACCTACCGCGCCCGGCGCAACCTGTTCGTCGAGGCGCTGCCGCAGGCGGGGACGGGGGCCTACCTGCCGGGCTATGCCGGTCGGGGCGGCACCCTCGCCGGGCGGCTCGTCGGGTCGGGGCTGGACGTGCGCGCCAAGACGGGCACCCTTCCCGGCGTCTCGGCCCTGAGCGGGTACGTGACGGGCCGGAGCGGGCACACCCTCGCCTTCTCCCTCCTGATGAACGGGCCGGAGAACACCTTCAACCGGGCCTTGCGGGCGGCCCAGGACGAGATCGTGCGGGCGGTGGCCGCCGCGTATTGA
- a CDS encoding SDR family oxidoreductase — MTQPADPATTFRPDLLTGKHALITGGGSGINLGIARSFAAHGCAVTILGRNLEKGVSAARGIEAEGGRALGVSADVRDFAALQAAAQAGVEAFGPLDIVIAGAAGNFPAPVDGISPNGFKTVVDIDLLGTYNTIKACAPHLRVPGGNILSISAYGVPVPMQAHVVAAKAGVDALTRTLAVEWGLRGVRVNAIIPGPIDGTEGMARLAPDERTRQQFTRTVPLGRFGVPQDIANAALFLVSDAASYVTGVILPVDGGQNMLGGAPQYQMYLQMQKSGG; from the coding sequence ATGACCCAGCCCGCCGACCCCGCCACCACCTTCCGCCCCGACCTCCTGACGGGCAAACACGCCCTCATCACCGGGGGCGGCAGCGGCATCAACCTCGGCATCGCGCGGAGCTTCGCCGCGCACGGGTGCGCCGTGACCATCCTGGGCCGCAACCTGGAGAAGGGCGTGAGCGCCGCGCGGGGCATCGAGGCGGAGGGGGGCCGGGCGCTCGGCGTCTCGGCGGACGTGCGCGACTTCGCGGCGCTCCAGGCGGCGGCACAGGCCGGGGTGGAGGCATTCGGTCCGCTCGATATCGTGATCGCGGGGGCGGCGGGGAATTTCCCGGCCCCGGTGGACGGCATCAGCCCCAACGGGTTCAAGACGGTCGTGGACATCGACCTGCTGGGCACCTACAACACGATCAAGGCGTGCGCGCCGCATCTGCGCGTGCCCGGCGGCAACATCCTCTCCATCAGCGCCTACGGGGTGCCCGTGCCCATGCAGGCGCACGTCGTCGCGGCGAAGGCGGGGGTGGACGCCCTGACGCGGACGCTCGCGGTCGAGTGGGGATTGCGCGGCGTGCGGGTGAACGCGATCATTCCCGGTCCCATCGACGGCACCGAGGGGATGGCCCGCCTCGCCCCCGACGAGCGCACCCGGCAGCAGTTCACCCGCACCGTGCCCCTGGGCCGCTTCGGGGTGCCGCAGGACATCGCCAACGCGGCCCTCTTCCTCGTGTCCGACGCGGCGAGCTACGTCACGGGCGTGATTCTTCCCGTGGACGGCGGCCAGAACATGCTGGGAGGGGCACCGCAGTATCAGATGTATCTCCAGATGCAGAAGTCCGGGGGCTGA
- a CDS encoding enoyl-CoA hydratase-related protein — protein sequence MSYDSVRLSREGEVATLTLAHPKGAFGPATWREVPLALAEVEGARVLVVRGERAFSVGLDVAATAPLIAPALGDPERFKTVVDEMHAAIEGLAALPVPVIAAIDGWCIGAGLELAAACDLRLCSASARFSLPEVKLGITADLGGLQRLPHLIGRGRAAHLALTGEPIDAATAERWGLVTEVLPDADALYARAHALAAHLATLPPRALEGTKRTLQDGLSHAESLAAAVQWNARHMTAEALKLSAVSRQPSASESHR from the coding sequence ATGAGCTATGACAGTGTGCGGCTCTCCCGCGAGGGGGAGGTGGCGACCCTGACCCTCGCGCACCCGAAAGGGGCCTTCGGCCCGGCGACATGGCGGGAGGTGCCGCTGGCGCTCGCGGAGGTGGAGGGGGCACGCGTGCTGGTCGTGCGCGGCGAGCGGGCCTTCAGCGTCGGGCTGGACGTGGCGGCGACCGCGCCCCTGATCGCCCCGGCCCTGGGCGACCCGGAGCGGTTCAAGACTGTGGTGGACGAGATGCACGCCGCCATCGAGGGCCTCGCCGCGCTGCCCGTGCCTGTGATCGCCGCCATCGACGGCTGGTGCATCGGCGCGGGGCTGGAACTCGCCGCCGCCTGCGACCTGCGGCTGTGCAGCGCGTCGGCCCGCTTCAGCCTGCCGGAGGTCAAACTGGGTATCACCGCCGACCTGGGGGGCCTTCAGCGGCTGCCCCACCTCATCGGGCGGGGCCGCGCCGCCCACCTCGCGCTGACGGGCGAACCCATCGACGCCGCCACCGCCGAACGCTGGGGTCTCGTGACGGAGGTGCTGCCGGACGCTGACGCCCTGTACGCCCGCGCTCACGCCCTCGCCGCTCACCTTGCCACGCTGCCGCCCAGAGCTTTGGAGGGCACCAAGCGCACCCTGCAAGATGGCCTCTCCCACGCGGAGAGCCTGGCGGCGGCGGTGCAGTGGAACGCGCGGCACATGACGGCGGAGGCCTTGAAGCTCTCAGCGGTCAGCCGTCAGCCGTCAGCATCCGAAAGCCACCGCTAA
- a CDS encoding NUDIX domain-containing protein yields the protein MRTVVVGILEREGLEGGRQVLVSARSSPAWAAGQWEFPGGRVKDGETEAAALVREWREGLGAEVEAGEEVYRTSLETPVGPFTLVALRLRLLADLPRPPEHRAVAWVAPADLSRLRLLPGNVPIARVLLETSAP from the coding sequence ATGCGAACGGTCGTGGTGGGCATCCTGGAACGCGAGGGACTGGAGGGCGGGCGGCAGGTCCTCGTGAGCGCCCGGTCCTCCCCCGCGTGGGCGGCGGGCCAGTGGGAGTTTCCGGGTGGGCGGGTGAAGGACGGCGAGACGGAGGCGGCGGCCCTCGTCCGGGAGTGGCGCGAGGGGCTGGGGGCCGAGGTGGAGGCGGGCGAGGAGGTCTACCGCACGAGTCTGGAGACGCCCGTGGGGCCGTTCACGCTCGTCGCGCTGCGGCTGCGGCTGCTCGCGGACCTGCCACGACCACCCGAACACCGCGCCGTCGCGTGGGTGGCTCCCGCCGACCTCTCCCGCCTGCGCCTGCTGCCGGGCAACGTGCCTATAGCGCGGGTGTTGCTGGAAACCTCGGCCCCCTGA
- the pdxY gene encoding pyridoxal kinase PdxY, whose protein sequence is MTVPSSPADASPSHQALPLNLLSIQSWVSYGHVGNAAAVFPLQRLGFEVWAINTVQFSNHTGYGAWTGNVFPPEHVAQIIDGIEARGVLPTCHAVLSGYMGSEGTVGAVVGAVRRVRAANPSALYCCDPVMGDVGRGVFVRPELPDLIRTQAIPEADVVTPNQFELELLTGVRVTTLAEALDAARTLRGSLRAGGPRIVVVTSLVREDAPGDVIETLAVTEGGAWLCRTPLLPLDPPRNGTGDAIAALFFGHFLQTGDAGEALALSMSALFAVLERTHAAGTREIQLVAAQEEFVRPSRMFGAEQVG, encoded by the coding sequence ATGACTGTCCCCTCCTCGCCCGCCGACGCCTCCCCCTCTCATCAGGCGCTGCCCCTCAACCTGCTGAGCATCCAGTCGTGGGTGAGTTACGGGCACGTGGGAAACGCCGCCGCCGTCTTCCCGTTGCAACGGCTGGGCTTCGAGGTCTGGGCGATCAACACGGTGCAGTTTTCCAACCACACGGGGTACGGGGCGTGGACGGGCAACGTCTTCCCGCCCGAGCATGTGGCGCAGATCATCGACGGCATCGAGGCGCGGGGCGTGCTGCCGACGTGTCACGCGGTCCTGAGCGGCTACATGGGCAGCGAGGGCACGGTGGGCGCGGTGGTGGGCGCGGTGCGGCGGGTGCGCGCGGCCAATCCGTCGGCCCTGTACTGCTGTGACCCCGTGATGGGCGACGTGGGGCGCGGCGTGTTCGTGCGGCCCGAGCTGCCCGACCTCATCCGCACGCAGGCCATTCCCGAGGCGGACGTGGTGACGCCCAACCAGTTCGAGCTGGAGTTGCTGACGGGCGTGCGCGTGACGACGCTGGCGGAGGCGCTGGACGCGGCCCGGACCCTGCGCGGCTCCCTGCGGGCGGGCGGCCCCCGCATCGTCGTCGTGACGAGCCTCGTGCGGGAGGACGCGCCGGGGGACGTGATCGAGACGCTGGCGGTAACGGAAGGCGGCGCGTGGCTGTGCCGCACCCCCCTGCTGCCGCTGGACCCCCCCCGCAACGGCACGGGCGACGCCATCGCCGCGCTGTTCTTCGGGCATTTCCTCCAGACAGGGGACGCGGGAGAGGCCCTCGCCCTGAGCATGAGCGCCCTGTTCGCCGTGCTGGAGCGCACCCACGCGGCGGGCACCCGCGAGATTCAGCTCGTCGCCGCGCAGGAGGAGTTCGTGCGGCCTTCCCGGATGTTCGGGGCGGAACAGGTCGGGTAG
- a CDS encoding MFS transporter: MTARPATAPFRPSPAHLGLIAVTFLMWGGFFLIIPLVTVHFVGGLGWAAASVGLVLGVRQLTQQGLTVFGGAWADRVGPKPLILAGCLIRTLGFAGMAFSDTFAELLAASVLAGVGGGLFDAPKSAAITAVTAPEHRARMFSLIGVAGNLGMVTGPLIGAALAGIGFRTAALASAAVYVLSAALLALTLPHVRPARTAGGGLAGLWTAARDRRFRRFTLVLIGYFLLSTQINVAVTLKAIALAGPGATGPLYGLSAGLAVLLQYPLLRLVERRVRTRVALVAAVLTVGLSLGLMGLAVTFGQLLACVALYSLGTMLVYPTQQTLTARLAPPGATGSYFGFSAISLGVGGALGNVVGGTLVDAGESLGLPLLPWLSLMTVGLVTALGLRWALREVPGREAAEGMGA, translated from the coding sequence GTGACCGCCCGTCCCGCCACCGCGCCCTTTCGCCCCTCGCCCGCGCACCTGGGCCTCATCGCCGTCACCTTCCTGATGTGGGGCGGCTTTTTCCTCATCATCCCCCTTGTCACGGTGCACTTCGTCGGCGGGCTGGGGTGGGCGGCGGCGAGCGTGGGGCTGGTGCTGGGGGTGCGCCAGCTCACGCAGCAGGGCCTGACCGTCTTCGGGGGCGCGTGGGCCGACCGGGTGGGGCCGAAGCCGCTCATCCTGGCCGGGTGCCTCATCCGCACGCTCGGCTTCGCGGGCATGGCCTTCTCGGACACCTTCGCGGAGCTGCTCGCCGCCTCGGTGCTGGCGGGGGTGGGCGGTGGGCTGTTCGACGCGCCCAAGAGTGCGGCCATCACCGCCGTCACGGCCCCCGAACACCGGGCGCGGATGTTCAGCCTGATCGGCGTGGCCGGGAACCTCGGCATGGTGACGGGGCCGCTGATCGGCGCGGCGCTCGCGGGAATCGGCTTCCGAACGGCGGCGCTGGCGAGCGCGGCGGTGTACGTCCTTTCCGCCGCGCTGCTCGCTCTCACCCTTCCGCACGTCCGGCCCGCGCGCACGGCGGGAGGCGGCCTCGCCGGGCTGTGGACGGCGGCGCGCGACCGACGCTTCCGGCGCTTCACCCTCGTGCTCATCGGCTACTTCCTGCTGAGCACGCAGATCAACGTGGCCGTAACCCTCAAGGCCATCGCGCTCGCCGGGCCGGGGGCGACCGGGCCACTCTACGGGCTGTCGGCGGGGCTGGCCGTCCTGTTGCAATATCCGCTTCTCCGGTTGGTGGAGCGGCGTGTCCGAACCCGCGTCGCCCTCGTCGCGGCGGTTCTCACCGTCGGGCTGAGCCTGGGGCTGATGGGCCTCGCCGTCACCTTCGGGCAACTCCTCGCGTGCGTGGCGCTCTACAGCCTGGGCACCATGCTCGTCTATCCCACCCAGCAGACCCTCACGGCGCGGCTCGCCCCGCCCGGTGCCACGGGGAGCTACTTCGGCTTCTCCGCGATCAGCCTCGGGGTGGGAGGCGCGCTCGGCAACGTGGTCGGCGGCACGCTGGTAGACGCCGGGGAGAGCCTGGGGCTGCCGCTGCTCCCGTGGCTCTCCCTGATGACCGTGGGACTGGTCACGGCCCTCGGCCTGCGCTGGGCGCTGCGGGAGGTGCCGGGCCGGGAGGCGGCGGAGGGCATGGGCGCGTAA
- a CDS encoding DUF4142 domain-containing protein: MSKRSAALLLPFVLAACAPSLTAPNASTADGLFLQAATGSNLFEIQSSQVALQKSNTPAIRTYAQQMINEHTTAQNEVAALASARRVPLPPALPPELQLKVTTLSGLNGAEFDAAYIREQTLSHQLTVSVFQNEQTAGRDAGVLAFANKNLPLIQRHLQEIQSLGGGAPAGQSAGHSGGH; the protein is encoded by the coding sequence ATGTCCAAACGTTCTGCCGCCCTGCTCCTCCCCTTCGTTCTCGCCGCGTGCGCGCCGTCTTTGACAGCCCCGAACGCGAGCACCGCCGACGGCCTGTTCCTCCAGGCGGCCACGGGCAGCAACCTCTTCGAGATTCAGTCGTCGCAGGTGGCGCTCCAGAAGTCAAACACGCCCGCCATCCGCACCTACGCCCAGCAGATGATCAACGAGCACACGACCGCGCAGAACGAGGTGGCGGCCCTCGCGTCGGCCCGCCGGGTGCCGCTGCCTCCGGCCCTGCCCCCGGAGTTACAACTCAAGGTGACGACCCTGAGCGGCCTGAACGGTGCGGAGTTCGATGCGGCCTACATCCGCGAGCAGACGCTGAGCCACCAGCTCACCGTGAGTGTCTTCCAGAACGAGCAGACGGCGGGCAGGGACGCTGGAGTTTTGGCGTTCGCCAACAAGAACCTGCCGCTCATCCAGCGCCACCTCCAGGAGATTCAGTCGCTCGGCGGCGGCGCTCCGGCGGGTCAGTCGGCGGGCCATTCCGGCGGCCACTGA
- a CDS encoding cytochrome b has protein sequence MNQWLDERLHISRLNDKFLRKAFPVHHAFFLGEITLFSLIILILTGILLALSYEPSNSLVVNSFDPGTTDAPNLVPAAYHSALKINAMPFGDMLRRIHHWTANIMIAASVIHMMRVYFTGAFKKPREINWWIGMLLLIFAALTAVTGYVLPYDNYAYNTLKVIYGIAASIPWVGEWVAQAAFAGKFPGDGVIPRVYGYHIMLLPGILLGLTAAHMLIMIKQKHTQPQYAKRIAYKKIVGVPLMTQQTPIMLLLTFAFAGIIVLFSAFIPVHPVEYFGPPSTTPINNIKPDWYLLWVFGVLAIIPSFEFHLFGGIIGAEFVGAIVVPTMALLAMFAVPMLDRSKENLYYAENPTNYPVRLGAGVAFMMLLVVWSVAGYKPELISAGILSTENSNMVLWVASFALPAASYFAVQGIVRGIRALREADSRDRTAFQAADD, from the coding sequence ATGAACCAGTGGCTTGATGAGCGTCTGCACATTTCGCGCCTGAACGACAAGTTCCTGCGTAAGGCCTTTCCCGTCCATCACGCCTTTTTCCTGGGCGAGATCACCCTGTTCAGCCTGATCATCCTGATCCTGACGGGCATCCTGCTCGCTCTGTCCTACGAGCCGAGCAACAGCCTCGTCGTGAACTCCTTCGACCCCGGCACGACGGACGCGCCCAACCTCGTCCCGGCGGCGTACCACTCAGCCCTGAAGATTAACGCGATGCCCTTCGGGGACATGCTGCGTCGCATCCACCACTGGACGGCAAACATCATGATCGCCGCGTCGGTGATCCACATGATGCGGGTGTACTTCACGGGCGCGTTCAAGAAGCCGCGCGAGATCAACTGGTGGATCGGGATGCTGCTCCTGATCTTCGCGGCGCTGACCGCCGTGACGGGCTACGTGCTGCCCTACGACAATTACGCCTACAACACCCTCAAGGTGATCTACGGCATCGCGGCCTCGATTCCGTGGGTGGGCGAGTGGGTGGCGCAGGCCGCCTTCGCGGGCAAGTTCCCCGGCGACGGTGTGATCCCGCGCGTGTACGGCTACCACATCATGCTGCTGCCGGGCATCCTGCTGGGGCTGACCGCCGCGCACATGCTGATCATGATCAAGCAGAAGCACACGCAGCCGCAGTACGCCAAGCGCATCGCCTACAAGAAGATCGTCGGCGTGCCGCTGATGACCCAGCAAACGCCCATCATGCTGCTGCTCACTTTTGCGTTCGCGGGCATCATCGTGCTGTTCAGCGCCTTTATCCCGGTCCACCCGGTCGAATACTTCGGGCCGCCCTCCACCACGCCGATCAACAACATCAAGCCCGACTGGTACCTGCTGTGGGTCTTCGGTGTGCTGGCGATCATTCCCAGCTTCGAGTTCCACCTGTTCGGCGGCATCATCGGCGCGGAGTTCGTGGGCGCTATCGTGGTGCCGACGATGGCCCTGCTGGCGATGTTCGCGGTGCCCATGCTCGACCGCAGCAAGGAGAACCTGTACTACGCTGAGAATCCCACCAACTACCCGGTGCGGCTCGGCGCGGGCGTGGCCTTCATGATGCTGCTCGTCGTGTGGTCGGTCGCCGGGTACAAGCCGGAGCTGATCAGCGCGGGCATCCTCTCGACTGAGAACTCCAACATGGTGCTGTGGGTCGCGTCCTTCGCTCTTCCCGCCGCGTCGTACTTCGCGGTGCAGGGCATCGTGCGCGGCATCCGTGCCCTGCGCGAGGCCGACTCCCGCGACCGCACCGCGTTCCAGGCGGCGGACGACTAG
- a CDS encoding ubiquinol-cytochrome c reductase iron-sulfur subunit — protein MTRYKRQDPELSRRRFINLAMGTTAAVGGVSLLSTLGTANPVFRLTRDKMPPLEGDILVHAENNKEGQPVKLSELNEQLVRVWPMGKDENGENVIRKGDPNNILALYRFPRGQIVAPTNLDATINGEVVAYSDICTHAGCSVSDSDTRAGAMKCPCHSGEYDPKRAAAVVGGPPPRALAQLPIRLQGENIVVADFFLQMPYPFTAEAEWESFKEEVEEQLA, from the coding sequence ATGACCCGCTACAAGAGACAGGACCCCGAACTCAGCCGCCGCCGCTTCATCAACCTGGCGATGGGCACGACCGCCGCCGTGGGGGGCGTGAGCCTGCTCAGCACGCTCGGCACCGCCAACCCCGTCTTCCGCCTCACGCGCGACAAGATGCCGCCACTTGAGGGCGACATCCTCGTTCACGCGGAGAACAACAAGGAGGGCCAGCCCGTCAAGCTCAGCGAACTCAACGAGCAACTCGTCCGCGTGTGGCCGATGGGCAAGGACGAGAACGGCGAGAACGTGATTCGCAAGGGCGACCCCAACAACATCCTCGCGCTGTACCGCTTTCCGCGCGGGCAGATCGTGGCCCCCACCAACCTGGACGCGACGATCAACGGCGAGGTCGTGGCCTACAGCGACATCTGCACCCACGCGGGCTGCTCGGTCTCCGACAGCGACACCCGCGCCGGGGCGATGAAGTGCCCGTGCCACTCCGGCGAGTACGACCCCAAGCGCGCCGCCGCCGTGGTGGGTGGGCCGCCGCCCCGCGCGCTCGCGCAGTTGCCCATCCGGCTTCAGGGCGAGAACATCGTGGTGGCGGACTTCTTCTTGCAGATGCCGTATCCGTTTACCGCCGAGGCCGAGTGGGAGTCCTTTAAGGAAGAAGTGGAGGAACAGCTCGCATGA
- a CDS encoding c-type cytochrome: MERNDAVMPWVAIVCAAIMWIILLFLFNKETAPEPIVVDPEVTASITRDWPTVGAQVYTSAGCVGCHGAQGQGGAGPRLAGDEKIVKDPVYVHTIITKGKGQMPAFPQLSEQEVYAVSNYVLNSWGNEVEEPLTPALVAEGQTRIDPAVLKNRSRFVPEDIKLPEIFLATFVMVLLTYGVIGLYSVWAEGQELQPGIHKVRATPVAMLAMVVTLGLSLLFSVLFVRQMVADYAAWANREMPNVAMEGFFAAMILLTIAVAIALYKKFFMDGEVLVEDASGEFPW; the protein is encoded by the coding sequence GTGGAGAGAAACGACGCTGTGATGCCCTGGGTCGCCATCGTGTGCGCGGCGATCATGTGGATCATTCTGCTGTTCCTGTTCAACAAGGAGACGGCTCCCGAACCCATCGTGGTGGACCCCGAGGTGACGGCGAGCATCACCCGCGATTGGCCGACGGTGGGCGCGCAGGTGTACACCTCCGCCGGATGCGTGGGCTGTCACGGGGCGCAGGGGCAGGGCGGGGCAGGCCCGAGGCTGGCGGGCGACGAGAAAATCGTCAAGGACCCGGTGTACGTCCATACCATCATCACGAAGGGCAAGGGGCAGATGCCCGCCTTCCCGCAGCTCTCGGAGCAGGAGGTGTACGCGGTTTCCAACTACGTGCTCAACTCCTGGGGCAACGAGGTGGAGGAGCCGCTGACGCCCGCGCTCGTCGCCGAGGGGCAGACGAGGATCGACCCCGCCGTGCTGAAGAACCGCAGCCGCTTCGTCCCCGAGGACATCAAGCTGCCCGAAATCTTCCTGGCGACCTTCGTGATGGTGTTGCTGACCTACGGCGTGATCGGGCTGTACAGCGTGTGGGCCGAGGGGCAGGAGCTGCAACCCGGCATTCACAAGGTACGCGCGACGCCCGTGGCGATGCTGGCGATGGTGGTCACGCTGGGGCTGAGCCTGCTGTTCAGCGTGCTGTTCGTGCGGCAGATGGTCGCCGACTACGCCGCGTGGGCCAACCGCGAGATGCCGAACGTGGCGATGGAGGGCTTTTTCGCCGCGATGATCCTGCTCACCATCGCCGTCGCCATCGCCCTGTACAAGAAGTTCTTCATGGACGGCGAGGTGCTGGTGGAGGACGCCAGCGGCGAGTTCCCCTGGTAA